The Candidatus Thermoplasmatota archaeon genomic interval CTCGAGGGGCACCACAAGAACGTCATCCTCGCGCTCGAACTCAGCCTCAAGTCGGGCGCCGCGCGACGGCTCCTCGAACGCCTCGCGGAGGCGGGCCTCGCGGCGCGGCTCGCGGAGGAGTGCGACCGCCGGATGGACGAGGACGGCGTGTTCCACCTGCGCCTCGCGAAACAGGACGCCTACCTCGGCCGCCTCGTCGTCGCCTCGGACGAGGACGCCATCCTCGTGCGCGCGAAGGTGGCGACGTACCCGGCGGACCGGGCGCTCGCCCTGGAAGCCTTGAAAGGGCACCTCGCCGCGTTGGCGTCCCGACAACCTATTTGAGGCCCCTGGGCGTCCTCGAAGCGTGACGCCCCGCCGCCACGAGGTCATCGAGGTCCGCGGCGACCGCCGCATCCGCGCCCTCTACGTGGACGGCAAGCTCGAGCGCATCGTGAG includes:
- a CDS encoding RNA-binding domain-containing protein codes for the protein MAPAPKFHWMTVRAFAHATEDRARVKQALAFAAGVDEAPEEEALEGHHKNVILALELSLKSGAARRLLERLAEAGLAARLAEECDRRMDEDGVFHLRLAKQDAYLGRLVVASDEDAILVRAKVATYPADRALALEALKGHLAALASRQPI